TGCACAAGAATCAGGTGTTTTCAATAAGGAAATTATACCAGTTTCTGGAATCGATGAAGCAGGTCAGCCAATCATTTTTGATCAAGATCAAGGCATACGCAAAAATAGCAGTATGGAAAGTCTTGGAAAATTACCCACTGTGTTTAAAGAAGATGGCAAAGTTACCGCAGGAACTGCTTCACAAACAAGCAATGGTGCGTCCTTTGTCGTATTGATGACTAGAGAAAAAGCTGGAAATCTTGGCATCAAACCGATCGCTGTTTTTAAAGGATTTTCTGTAGCAGGTGTTGATCCATCATTGATGGGGATCGGACCTATTTATGCGGTACCTAGAGTTTTGAAACAAACTGGTTTAACTGTTGACGAAATGGATGTTATCGAATTGAATGAAGCTTTTGCAGCACAAGCATTGCCTTGTATAAAAGAATTGAATTTTGATAAGGAAAAAGTAAATCCAAATGGTGGAGCCATAGCTTTAGGCCATCCGTTAGGTGCAACGGGCAGTATTCTTGTCAGTAAAGCGTTGAATCAATTGGAAAGAATACAGGGCAAATACGGTTTGGTAACAATGTGTATTGGCGGCGGTATGGGTGCTGCAGCAGTATTGGAAATGTGTGACTAAATCAGTATAAAGACACTGATTTTGGATCTGGAATAAAACGAGAAAGAAGTGAGATTCCAGATCCTTTTTGCTAAATAATAATAAAGGAGAAGTTTGAAGAATGTTTGATAAAAAGACAATAAAGAAAATTATTTTTGAACTTATTTCGATTATCGCAGCGCTAATTATTGCTAATCTTCCGATTCCAGATGGTTTGGATAAAAATGGGATGCTGGCTTTGGCGATTTTGATCTGGGCTGTTTTAAATTGGATTTTGAATACGATGAATGATTTTATTGTCGTGATGATCATGTGCTGTGCTTTTGTGATCTTTAAAGTCGTACCCTTTGAAATTGCTTTTAGTGCTTTTTCTGGAACAACTTATTGGTTGTTACTGGGAGCGTTAGGTTTAGGGTGCGGTATTGTGAAAAGCGGATTGATCACTCGACTATCTTTATACTGCATGAAAATAATGCCGCCAACCTTTTTTGGTCAAACCTTGGCGATGTTTATCTCAAGTATTTTTGTTGGTCCATTGATTCCTTCTACATCAGCGAAAGTTGCAATACTAGCCCCAATGACGATTTCAATTGGTGAAAAGCTAGGGTATGAAAAAAAGTCTAAAGGGATGTTTGGAATCTGGAGTGCCATGTATTTTGCTTTCAATCAAATGGCGCCATTTTTTATCAGTAGTTCATTTTTAGGCTATGTCACACTAAGTTTTTTGCCAAAAGAAATCAGTGCAGAGTTTACGTATCCAAAATGGATTATTTCCATGCTTGTATGGGGAATTGTAATGTATGTACTTGGGTTTGTCGCAATCAATCTGTTATATAAACCAAAGGAATCACAAAAACTTGATAAAACGGATATTGCAATGATGCTAAAAGAAATGGGGCCAATCAATAAACAAGAAAAATCTGTGTTAGCTGTTATTTTAGTTTGTTTAGTTTTCTGGATGTTGGAAAGAACACTT
The Enterococcus silesiacus DNA segment above includes these coding regions:
- a CDS encoding acetyl-CoA acetyltransferase (Catalyzes the synthesis of acetoacetyl coenzyme A from two molecules of acetyl coenzyme A. It can also act as a thiolase, catalyzing the reverse reaction and generating two-carbon units from the four-carbon product of fatty acid oxidation) — encoded protein: MSKNVRDVVIVAYGRSAISKTGKKGALREANPVDFAGEVLKGVLAKIPELETEAIDDLIVGCAKPEYVQGYNVARIIGLRAGLPWSVAGQTVNRFCSSGLQTISIGANAIAVGQAEVIVAGGVESMSAIPMGSDPKTWNPWVAEHEKGAYMPMGLTAENVAEKYNISREAMDAFAVESHLKATVAQESGVFNKEIIPVSGIDEAGQPIIFDQDQGIRKNSSMESLGKLPTVFKEDGKVTAGTASQTSNGASFVVLMTREKAGNLGIKPIAVFKGFSVAGVDPSLMGIGPIYAVPRVLKQTGLTVDEMDVIELNEAFAAQALPCIKELNFDKEKVNPNGGAIALGHPLGATGSILVSKALNQLERIQGKYGLVTMCIGGGMGAAAVLEMCD